The Primulina huaijiensis isolate GDHJ02 chromosome 18, ASM1229523v2, whole genome shotgun sequence DNA window TGATGCTTTTGTGAGCAAATATGGGAAATATGCAGGTTGGGCTCAAACTCTACTCTTCATTGCTGAACTTCCTTCTCAGAAAGCGATGTTGCCATCAAGCTCCAGCAAATTAGGGGGAACAAAGATAAGCTAAATTTCAAGAGAAGACCGTGCTATTAATGAAAAATCCGGATGAGTACGAGGAATAGGAAAGTCGCATATTAATTACAATTCATTATAACATTCATCATTCAATTTCTTATTTCTACACTATTAAAATGTTTACTTGAACTtacgaaaatataaaaaaacgtAACACACATGTTGTGGCCTTGGTTGTTGATCTGAGGCAttattttggataaaaaaacgTGTTATGACAATGTTGTTTGGTCGCATTTCTCTCGAACTCGTGACCTCTATTTTTCCATCTTTAGATTCTGCAAGACAAATAAATTCTCATTCCATCAAAAATAACCTTAATTATGGAGAAGTATAAGCTTTTATTTCAGTTGCCATAACCttagataaaatatttgaagaaatttaaaagttctgaaatttaaaattttaaaaaactcaaAGAAGAAGGATTATAAATTGATGAAATTCCAAACTGATGAAATTCCAAATTCCCAATCCTACACAAACTGAACAATTGGAAACTATAAATTATCACCAGAACATCCAAAATTCTAATATAAAACAATAAGTAGATAATATACATTGAATTAAAAATTGATTGAatttaattttaacaaataaaggTTTATAGTAAAAGTTAGATTTTTTATAGCATAAAGTGATATGTTTTTGTATAAATTTTGAGAAGaagttagaaaaaaaaattcaaaataaaaagtaagaaaaaaaaaacttaatttaatgGCATGATTGATATCGTTTCAATTACAAACCCAAAAATGATTGGTTTTTCTTACATTTGTGAGAATCGAATGTTTCTTTAACATCTTCCCAACGAATGACTCCCGCCCAAGAAACTGAAAAACATCCCCAATCTCCCTTCACTATTCCAATCCAACGGATTATGAAGGCAAAACGAAACAGATTTCTTGCTCTGAATTTTTCCGGAAGAAGAGTAAAAGTAAAGGTAAACAGAAATAAGAATCTCGGTCCATGTTTACCATAAATGGAGCAGATTTTTATGTGAGATTCGAGGAAATACTATCAAGCTCATCAGTAGCTAGTGGTAGTTCAGGGGAAAGTTCGTTGTAACATTTTCTTTCCCTTTCCCTTTCTGGCTGAATTCCACTACTGCTAACTGATCTGGAGCAGCATCTTTGTCAGTATCTTCGGCCAACTCTTTTACTGTCTCTTTTTGAACTGCTGATGATCAATTGCAACACTTGGTGCCTCAACTGTCTTATTGAAGGAGATCAGTTTGTAGGAAGCTTCTATAATGAAGAAAGTCTCTGGAACCATCAAGCTGGTTGAGATCAGTTCTGGTAAAACTGATGGTTCCTGGACTGTTGCTAAAGTTGGACCATCAGCAGGCAGTTCAGTTTCTGACTGAACTGCTTTAGTTTGTGCCTCTGCTACAGTTGATGGGGTATTTCCTACTTCGACCACTTGGCAAAACAACTTCATCAACAGCTTGGTCATCTTTGTATGCCCGTTGAATATTCTCAGCAACTGATGATAGCAACTCATCTACATTGGTTGATATTCTCACCAATATAACATAGTGTTTACATCACGATCCACTCAACTCGTGAACTTAGTGATACTTATAGTatatttaaaaactttatttatgcactttatttgaatatatagataaaatatatatcataattggataaaattataaaatattattaaaattaatataattttttaagcaTGATTTGTTGGACACCTATTGTAATACAGTCAACATAAATTTTCGAGCTAATCACAACGACCAACAAGGGTTGGACAAATTTAGACTCCTAAACAGGACGGTAACTTTCAAGGTTTCCCCGAGGTTTGATTTCGAAATGGGCCGAGCCCCCAGCCCAATTCGAGTTGACCCGACCCGGTAACACAGTCCCCTTCCCCAAGTCACCCATGCCAAATACGTCTCTCACAATTGTTTTCCCCTTCCAAAACCCTCAGAATTCACTCGCCCCTGAATCAAATCACCATTTCTGCTTGTAAATCCACTCGCTCAAGCTAAATGTCGGTAAGTATCATGTCATTATCACAATTTCAGATGTGTTTGTCAATTATCTGGATTGTCTTTTGTTGGATTGATCGGTTTCGGGTTCAAATTTCAGATCTTTGAGTATAATGGAAGTGCGTTGGTGGCTATGGTGGGGAAGAATTGCTTCGCGATCGCCAGTGACCGGCGGCTGGGGGTGCAGCTGCAAACTATCGCCACGGATTTTCAAAAGATCTACAAAATCCACGATAAGCTTTTCATAGGCTTAGCGGGCCTTGCCACCGATACTCAAACACTGTAAGTCTGTCTCATTATTAATCTAAAGCCTagattattattaatttgttttgttttggggCAAATCTTTTATTTGGTGCATAGAGAGGAAGCTTTAAAATCCAAAGCTTGATGTGAAATACCTGTTGTACCGTCTGTGTGCTTATAGCTTGGAAGAGCATCTGAATCTTGACGTACACGTTAGGCTTGGGATGATTTTAAGAATTTTGTGTAGATTTGGAGACGGAATACAAGATACATGCTCACTCTAGAGCTAGGGCAAGATGGTCGAATTTGTGGAAGAGTGTGTATGGACCTGTTTCATTTGTTTATAATGTAATGGTTGTACTTTCTTTTGTAATTTGGAGAATTTTAGGCATTGCTTTGATGTTCAAAGATTTATGCATTAGCAGCCTTGAGATGTTCACGTCATTTTGTGAGGCTATAATCGGTTGTTTGGACCACAAATTTTTGAAGTTTAAAAAATGACTGATAGTtattaacttagattttatTTTGCTTTGGTGATGTtcagttaaaaatttatttatttattagcaGCCTTGGGATGTTCGCGTCATTTTGTGAGGCTAAAATCGGTTGTTTGGACCACAAATTTTTGAAGTTTAAAAAACAACTAATAAttattaacttagatttttttttgCTTTGGTGATGTTCAGTTGTCGTTTCTTGTGTATGCAACAATAAATGTTATATTCGTTGAAGGTTCTAGATTATAGACTGTAATAATAATTGGTTATAATCAAGTCATTAATGTAATCTAGGCGATGTGCATATATTTTGTCTGCTTTGTGCGATTGAATGTTGACTTATAATTTTGGATATGGTTGATTTCATCTGAAGGCATCAGAAACTTGTTTTTCGACATAAGTTATATCAGCTAAGGGAAGAAAGGGACATGAAGCCTGAAACTTTTGCAAGCCTCGTTTCTGCTGTTCTCTATGAGAAAAGGTTAGTAAGATTGTTTTGACGGTGCATATCTTCAGTTTGTAAGTGTCAGTTATGGACTAAATGGTGATGGAAACTATCATAATTCCTGGTTGTGGAGTGCAACTCAGAAGATACTAATGTATATCACAAATGTAACTTTAAGCCACTGCTCTAGTTTTTCCATGGCTTTGTGTCATTTCACCTTTGTTCTTTGGTGTGGATTACTTTGTTTGACGAGAGTGGGAAATAAAGATCGTACATTAATGTAAACTGCTAGCAAGTAAATCTGAGAAGATTATATAGTTCTTTCATTTcctatctaatttttttttctgtttaatGTAAACTGCTAGCAAGTAAATCTGAGAAGATTATTTAGTTCTTTCATTTcctatctaattttttttttttctgtttagGTTTGGCCCATACTTCTGCCAGCCTGTTATTGCTGGATTAGGGGATGACGACAAGCCCTTCATTTGCACTATGGATTCTATTGGGGCCAAGTATGTCAAGACTCGTTTCTTGTtcattttatgaaaaagaccaGAGTTTTAATGTCTTTTGAGCTTAAGAAACAAGTGTCATATGTGCAAGTTTAAAtacttattattaaattattaattcaaaattgTGACAATTAAGTATTCATTTTACCTTTGTGATTTAAACGCTTTTTTCTGTTGTTTAGGTATACCGTTGGAAGGAGGGCGATAATTAGGCTATGAGCATTaccaactaaaatattttaatgagaaattcttcaattttttaTGAGCTGTGCCACCATTATTCCTCATTTTTAGCTTGATGATACCCGGTGCAACTAAATTGTTACCCATTCACGTGCTGTTATCGACTTATTGTGTTAAAAAAGCTTAAACCCAATATAGCATTCTGATATAATACTGATTTCTGATTAATCTTGTTGGATATCACTTGCTTTATTCCTTAAAAGAATGTTTCCAAAATCCACGGTGTTTATAGTTTTGTTTCATTACATCCAGGGAACTTGCCAAAGACTTTGTTGTTGCTGGTACTGCCTCAGAATCATTATATGGTGCCTGTGAATCAATGTTCAAGCCAGATATGGTTTGTCGCTTTTCTTGCCGGAGTTCGTTATTTTAAGAAAAGAATTAGCTTTTCAATGTTACTTATTACCTATTTCTCTCTGTATTTAGTAAGCTTCATGCTTTATTCACTCATTTTTTGTCTCAGTATTCTTTATTTCCTGGGaggaaaataaaacaataattgaaaaccaaaagaaatagtgcatttttatgtcttgaGATCTAGTCCTTCCATGAGGCCATTGTTTAAATAGCTCTTCGTTCAATCATTTTAGCCCACCTTCTATGAGAGAGTAAAAGAGGGAAGTCGAAGTTGAGTCAGTGACATTTACCAGAAAGTAATATGTCCAAAACTCCTATATGTTATGGAAAAATTAGAACTGTTCTTGTACTTTACAAATAATTATCCATCCCTGTGCTATCCAAGACTAAACAACTGGTAGAGCTTTCAAATAGATCAGGCCCATCAGGTTGGCTTGCCCTGCTCTGTCAAATGATGGTTTGTGGCAGGTTGCGGGCCGACCTGCCCCAACACGCGAAATGATGGGTTACTGGCCCGCAACCCGCCCTGCTTGCCCGTTTTGACAACTCCAACAACTGGCCTTGAATCTTTTTATCATGGAGTTCTTTCTTACTTTCAGCTACATGGTGAAGTTTCACAGCAAGTTCATGTGACATGTACATGACAAAGGCAGATATAGGTAGAAGCTTTGTAGTTATTAGAGATTCTCATTTCCCTGATTTTGGTGTCATCTCTTCCACTTAATTCATATTCCTTTACTTAATTGGCATGACCGTTCCTCTCCACTCATTTCTTATACCTTGAGAGCATAGCCGAAACTATAATACCTTCAACTggaattttgtacagaaccaACTACAGCATCATAATACCTTTGAGCACCACAATATCCGTTTCATGTGCATAATCTGTGATCATATAACGCCCCTTGATTCATTGTCAATATTGCAGTTACACATTAACTAGTTTAAAAAAACCATGTTAGTTATTAATTAGAGTACCCCCccgaataatttttttcaaaactaaATTCCATGAAAATTGGGGTATCACTATATTTGGCAATACTACCATTGTCCACCTTTGGTTGTCCAGTTTGCAGCTTCGAATGTCAATCAAGTCTTTGTTTATTGTAAAAGTGGTACTAATTTATTTGCCGAATTTTGTGTAACGATTGGATCAGAATTCACAAGTTTGATTTCATGGAAAAAATTGTAGTCCTTTGAATTTAACCATGTTGAAGGGCCACTGAATTTATATGGTTAGTGAAAAATGAGGTTAACagataagcttagctcttgcgTGGGCCAAAGTTTTCACATTGGTGGtcattttgtttaaagtttgtTCCAACCCAATGATTTCAGACAAGTAACTTACTTTGTTAAACGTAACCAGGAGGCGGAGGAATTGtttgagaccatctcacaagctCTCCTATCGTCTGTAGACCGAGACTGTTTGAGTGGCTGGGGAGGCCATGTTTATCTTGTGTAAGTGTTTATTTGATACATATCTTTCTCTAGGCTGCAATCACATTTTTTGAACAATTATTGATTTTGCCATCACAAACTTTGCTTGGTTACAGCACACCAACTGAAGTTACAGAAAGAATCCTCAagggaaggatggattaagtatCACAACAATTAGTACGCTATTCGGTATGCCTGTTGCTCCTTGCACGTGTTGT harbors:
- the LOC140965142 gene encoding proteasome subunit beta type-3-A — encoded protein: MSIFEYNGSALVAMVGKNCFAIASDRRLGVQLQTIATDFQKIYKIHDKLFIGLAGLATDTQTLHQKLVFRHKLYQLREERDMKPETFASLVSAVLYEKRFGPYFCQPVIAGLGDDDKPFICTMDSIGAKELAKDFVVAGTASESLYGACESMFKPDMEAEELFETISQALLSSVDRDCLSGWGGHVYLVTPTEVTERILKGRMD